In Actinomycetes bacterium, a single genomic region encodes these proteins:
- a CDS encoding (2Fe-2S)-binding protein yields MTDSPAATVSLTVNGSATTVTGDPGTPLLHVLRNELGMAGPRYGCGVGLCGACFVLLDGAAAPACDTPLWSVEGRTVVTVEGLAEGEDLHPLQQAFLDEQAAQCAFCVSGVLVSAAALLAEKPTPSEGEVVEALDRNLCRCGVQRRMIRAVLRAAEQ; encoded by the coding sequence GTGACGGACTCCCCCGCGGCCACCGTGTCCTTGACCGTCAACGGGTCGGCGACGACGGTCACCGGCGACCCGGGCACCCCGCTGCTGCACGTGCTGCGGAACGAGCTGGGAATGGCGGGCCCACGCTACGGCTGCGGCGTGGGGCTGTGCGGCGCTTGCTTCGTGCTGCTCGACGGGGCTGCCGCACCGGCGTGCGACACACCGCTCTGGTCGGTCGAGGGCAGGACCGTGGTGACCGTCGAGGGGCTCGCCGAGGGTGAGGACCTGCACCCGCTGCAGCAGGCGTTCCTGGACGAGCAGGCGGCGCAGTGCGCGTTCTGCGTGTCGGGCGTGCTGGTCTCCGCCGCGGCACTGCTGGCGGAGAAGCCCACGCCCTCCGAGGGCGAGGTCGTCGAGGCTTTGGACCGCAACCTCTGCCGCTGCGGCGTTCAGCGACGGATGATCCGGGCCGTCCTGCGGGCGGCGGAGCAGTGA
- a CDS encoding molybdopterin cofactor-binding domain-containing protein — MTARLGAADPDRPAPQAPDATTPKDVAANPRLSTWVRVDGDGCVHVQGGKVELGQGILTALTQLAADELDLPVDRVRVHGATTAGGPDEGPTAGSMSVADSGAAVRAACAHLRRLLDTAAADGVPAAEVDLDVDIDVSLPARKPAEGGLTGISVPRVDLPDKVRGRARFIQDLVLPGQLWGQVVRPPSPAARLASLDTAGVEALPGVVAVVHDGSFLGVVCADERRADVAAESLRAAAAWEENATLPGPADLTTYLRDGPVTTFDVDVSGEPDDVAPQVRKLAATYTRPFLAHASMSPSCGLARWSDDGTAVHVWSHSQNVFGLRRAVAAALGVAPDTVQVEHAEGAGAYGHNGADDAAFDAVLLARAVPGRPVHVRWRRADELSWSPFGSAMAVDIGVCLSSEGRMVCWESDVWSQGHTSRPGYAGSPGLLAGAHVEGGAPLPDPVDPPPERGAGSTRNAIPGYRVPVRRIRGHRRQDAALRTSSLRTLGAYGNVFAIESMVDEAADCAGADPLDFRLAHLDDDRARAVLQAVADHVGWAGRPREGDVGWGLGYARYKAKGAYCAVVAEVEAVSDIRVRRLTLAVDVGRVVNPDGVRSQIEGGAVQSTSWTLKEQVTFDRTRITSVDWETYPILRFSETPEVEVLLLDRPELPSVGSGEAAQGPTAGAIANAVAAAVGVRVRDLPITPERVVAAMEA, encoded by the coding sequence GTGACCGCCCGGCTCGGGGCCGCGGACCCCGACCGTCCCGCTCCGCAGGCGCCCGACGCCACCACGCCCAAGGACGTCGCCGCCAACCCGCGGCTCTCGACCTGGGTGCGCGTCGACGGCGACGGCTGCGTGCACGTGCAGGGCGGCAAGGTCGAGCTCGGCCAGGGCATCCTGACCGCGCTGACCCAGCTCGCCGCCGACGAGCTCGACCTGCCGGTCGACCGGGTGCGCGTCCACGGGGCCACCACTGCCGGCGGGCCGGACGAGGGTCCGACCGCCGGCAGCATGTCGGTCGCCGACTCCGGCGCGGCGGTCCGCGCGGCCTGCGCCCACCTGCGCCGGCTTCTCGACACCGCGGCCGCCGATGGCGTGCCGGCAGCCGAGGTCGACCTCGACGTCGACATCGATGTGTCGCTGCCTGCCAGGAAGCCGGCAGAGGGCGGCCTCACCGGCATCTCCGTCCCGCGGGTGGACCTGCCGGACAAGGTGCGCGGGCGCGCCCGGTTCATCCAGGACCTGGTCTTGCCCGGGCAGCTGTGGGGGCAGGTGGTCCGGCCACCCTCGCCGGCGGCTCGGCTCGCCTCGCTGGACACCGCCGGCGTCGAGGCGCTGCCCGGTGTGGTGGCGGTCGTGCATGACGGGTCGTTCCTCGGCGTCGTGTGCGCCGACGAGCGCCGGGCAGACGTGGCTGCCGAGTCCCTGCGGGCCGCTGCCGCGTGGGAGGAGAACGCGACGCTGCCCGGCCCAGCCGACCTGACGACGTACCTGCGCGACGGGCCGGTCACCACCTTCGACGTGGACGTCTCCGGGGAGCCGGACGACGTGGCACCGCAGGTGCGCAAGCTGGCGGCGACCTACACCCGGCCGTTCCTGGCGCACGCGTCGATGTCGCCGAGCTGCGGCCTGGCCCGGTGGTCCGACGACGGCACCGCCGTGCACGTGTGGAGCCACAGCCAGAACGTCTTCGGGCTGCGCCGCGCGGTCGCCGCCGCGCTCGGCGTCGCGCCGGACACGGTGCAGGTCGAGCATGCCGAGGGGGCGGGGGCCTATGGCCACAACGGTGCGGACGACGCGGCCTTCGACGCGGTGCTGCTCGCGCGCGCGGTGCCCGGCCGGCCGGTGCATGTGCGGTGGCGGCGCGCCGACGAGCTGTCGTGGTCGCCGTTCGGCTCGGCGATGGCGGTGGACATCGGCGTCTGCCTGTCGTCCGAGGGCCGGATGGTGTGCTGGGAGTCCGACGTCTGGAGCCAGGGCCACACGTCGCGACCGGGCTACGCCGGCTCCCCCGGGCTGCTGGCGGGTGCGCACGTCGAGGGCGGTGCGCCGCTGCCCGACCCGGTCGACCCGCCACCGGAGCGCGGCGCCGGCAGCACCCGAAACGCGATCCCCGGCTACCGCGTGCCGGTGCGGCGGATCCGCGGGCACCGGCGGCAGGACGCCGCGCTGCGCACGTCGTCGCTGCGGACGCTCGGCGCCTACGGCAACGTCTTCGCGATCGAGTCGATGGTCGACGAGGCGGCCGACTGCGCGGGTGCAGACCCGCTCGACTTCCGGCTGGCGCACCTGGACGACGACCGGGCCCGCGCGGTGCTGCAGGCCGTCGCCGACCACGTCGGCTGGGCGGGCCGACCGCGCGAGGGGGACGTCGGCTGGGGGCTTGGCTACGCGCGCTACAAGGCGAAGGGTGCCTACTGCGCCGTCGTCGCCGAGGTCGAGGCGGTCAGCGACATCCGGGTGCGCCGGCTGACTCTGGCCGTCGACGTCGGCCGAGTCGTCAACCCGGACGGCGTGCGCAGCCAGATCGAGGGCGGCGCGGTGCAGTCGACCTCGTGGACGCTCAAGGAGCAGGTGACCTTCGACCGCACCCGCATCACCAGCGTGGACTGGGAGACTTACCCGATCCTGCGCTTCAGCGAGACGCCCGAGGTCGAGGTGCTGTTGCTCGACCGGCCCGAGCTGCCGTCGGTCGGCTCAGGCGAGGCGGCCCAGGGCCCGACGGCCGGCGCGATCGCCAACGCGGTCGCCGCCGCGGTCGGCGTCCGGGTCCGTGACCTGCCCATCACCCCCGAACGTGTCG
- a CDS encoding sulfite exporter TauE/SafE family protein, with product MTGGSGSDLLVIVAAIAFGAFVKGATGGGLPQLAIPVMAAFVGVEPAVVVMAIPGVVANGWLVWTHREEAQHTRDLPVMLVGGAFGAVIGTLALDNADARVLSGILAAIIVGYVVLSFARPGFHLPPRVTRVASPPVGVAAGGLQGATGISGPLLSTYLHGFGLRPRAYVFALATLFFGFALVQTVSLVAVGLYTPNRLAQSLLALIPIAVALPLGTWAARKVSVATFNRVVLVLLLASAIALAHQAVTDG from the coding sequence GTGACCGGTGGCAGCGGCTCCGACCTGCTGGTCATCGTCGCGGCGATCGCCTTCGGCGCCTTCGTCAAGGGGGCGACCGGGGGCGGCCTGCCGCAGTTGGCGATCCCGGTCATGGCCGCGTTCGTGGGCGTCGAGCCGGCGGTCGTCGTGATGGCGATCCCCGGCGTGGTCGCCAACGGCTGGCTGGTCTGGACGCACCGGGAGGAGGCGCAACACACCCGCGACCTCCCGGTGATGCTGGTCGGTGGCGCCTTCGGTGCCGTCATCGGGACGCTGGCCCTCGATAACGCGGACGCCCGGGTGCTGTCCGGGATCCTTGCCGCGATCATCGTCGGCTACGTGGTCCTGTCCTTCGCCCGCCCTGGCTTCCACCTGCCGCCGCGGGTGACCCGGGTCGCGTCCCCTCCGGTGGGCGTCGCCGCCGGCGGCCTGCAGGGGGCGACCGGCATCTCCGGCCCGCTGCTGTCGACCTACCTGCACGGCTTCGGCCTGCGGCCGCGTGCCTACGTCTTCGCCCTGGCGACGCTCTTCTTCGGGTTCGCCCTGGTGCAGACCGTGTCACTGGTCGCCGTGGGCCTGTACACGCCGAACCGGCTGGCCCAGAGCCTGCTCGCGCTGATCCCGATCGCCGTCGCGCTGCCGCTCGGCACCTGGGCCGCGCGCAAGGTGTCGGTCGCGACGTTCAACCGGGTGGTCCTGGTGCTGCTGCTTGCTTCGGCGATCGCCCTCGCGCACCAGGCGGTGACCGACGGATGA
- a CDS encoding amidohydrolase family protein, which yields MTDHREPADRLPTIDVHAHCVPVDVMDTLRADGGRYGIEVADRDGRSAVLIAGRVQTRPMFPALMDLPRRLAAMDVAGVDVQVLSSWIDLTAYALEPDAGARYARMFNEALVATAATAPDRFRTLATVPLQAPDPAAHELRHAVSSLGMDGVEIATTVDGRELDDPDMAPFWSAAEELRALVVVHPYASLAGRDVSRYNLNNLVGNPAETTIATAHLVHGGVLERHPGLRVVLVHGGGFVPYQMGRWDRGYSAAADGAEEHLTRPPSDWLRQLWFDTVLHSPASLRFLVEAVGIGQVVLGSDYPFRMGDPDPVATVRAVPGLEGDDLARVLSGNLTTLLEEVRR from the coding sequence ATGACCGACCACCGCGAGCCCGCCGACCGGCTGCCGACCATCGACGTGCACGCGCACTGCGTGCCGGTCGACGTCATGGACACCCTGCGCGCCGACGGCGGCCGCTACGGCATCGAGGTGGCCGACCGGGACGGCCGGTCTGCCGTGCTGATCGCCGGACGGGTGCAGACCCGGCCGATGTTCCCCGCGCTCATGGACCTGCCGCGCCGGCTCGCCGCCATGGACGTGGCCGGGGTCGACGTGCAGGTCCTGTCCAGCTGGATCGACCTGACGGCGTACGCCCTCGAGCCGGACGCCGGCGCACGCTATGCGCGGATGTTCAACGAGGCGCTGGTCGCGACGGCGGCCACGGCGCCAGACCGCTTCCGCACCCTGGCCACCGTGCCGCTGCAGGCGCCGGACCCCGCCGCCCATGAGCTGCGGCACGCCGTCTCGTCACTGGGGATGGACGGCGTCGAGATCGCGACCACCGTCGACGGCCGCGAGCTCGACGACCCGGACATGGCGCCCTTCTGGTCCGCGGCCGAGGAGCTGCGCGCCCTCGTCGTGGTGCACCCCTACGCGTCGCTGGCCGGGCGTGACGTGTCGCGCTACAACCTGAACAACCTGGTGGGCAACCCGGCCGAGACGACGATCGCGACCGCCCACCTGGTGCACGGCGGCGTGCTCGAGCGGCATCCCGGCCTGCGCGTCGTGCTGGTGCACGGCGGCGGCTTCGTGCCGTACCAGATGGGGCGGTGGGACCGCGGCTACTCGGCCGCCGCCGACGGCGCCGAGGAGCACCTGACCCGGCCGCCGAGCGACTGGCTGCGGCAGCTGTGGTTCGACACGGTCCTGCACTCGCCGGCGTCGCTGCGCTTCCTCGTCGAGGCCGTGGGCATCGGTCAGGTCGTGCTGGGCAGCGACTACCCGTTCCGGATGGGCGACCCGGACCCGGTGGCGACGGTGCGCGCAGTGCCCGGGCTCGAGGGCGACGACCTGGCCCGGGTGCTGTCAGGGAACCTCACGACCCTGCTTGAGGAGGTACGGCGGTGA